A region from the Salvelinus sp. IW2-2015 linkage group LG19, ASM291031v2, whole genome shotgun sequence genome encodes:
- the LOC111979297 gene encoding DDB1- and CUL4-associated factor 8 isoform X2 produces the protein MAEADDGSEETDPGEDQRGEGDASAATEGHSGSQAAPREAGDEAKDKPMPDAKVARVTGEEEEEDTDSMDGSGLYSLTEEGERESEGGRRERVNERDAGKRAARKRNRPSGGTTHHSSSSDEDDDDEEEEEDQEEEEDEQAMDAWLGAELRDLSGPSWRAVPSLKSREIGRGSHQFVRRVCGARGLVQRLELQGRLERHTGCVNTLHFNPSGTRLASGSDDLRVVVWDWARRRAELEFDSGHKSNVFQAKFLPHSGDSTLAMCARDGQIRVAELSATQRCKNTKRVAQHKGAAHKLALEPDSPCSFLSAGEDAIVFAIDLRLDRPANKLVVVKEGDKKVGLYTIFVNPVNTHHFAVGGRDQYVRIYDQRKINENENNGVLKKFCPSHLVSSESKTNITCLVYSHDGTELLTSYNDEDIYLFDSSHSDGADYRRRYKGHRNNATVKGVNFYGPSSEFVISGSDCGHIYLWDKVSARIVQFMEGDRGGVVNCLEPHPHLPGLATSGLDHDVKLWSPTAENLTGLKGLKDVMRKNKRERDEDSVRHGDQYDTQLLWFLMRHMRNRRPQRTRREGAEGDTDESWSSPDSSDEEDGGPDHVQCMSS, from the exons ATGGGTCCGAGGAGACAGATCCAGGAGAAGACCAGCGAGGGGAGGGAGATGCTTCTGCAGCCACAGAGGGACATTCTGGCTCTCAAGCAG CTCCcagagaggcaggagacgaggctAAGGATAAGCCAATGCCAGATGCTAAGGTTGCAAGGGtgactggagaggaggaggaggaggacacagacaGCATGGACGGCAGTGGCCTCTACTCCCTGACCGAGgaaggggagcgagagagcgagggaggtagaagagagagagtgaatgagagggaTGCAGGAAAGCGGGCCGCCAGAAAGAGGAACCGCCCAAGTGGTGGCACCACCCACCACTCCTCCAGCTCTGACGAGGATGACgatgacgaggaagaggaggaagatcaagaggaggaagaggacgagcAGGCCATGGACGCGTGGTTGGGGGCGGAGCTGCGTGACCTCAGTGGGCCGTCATGGCGGGCCGTGCCCTCCCTGAAGTCGAGGGAGATTGGCCGGGGCTCGCACCAGTTTGTGAGGCGTGTGTGTGGTGCACGAGGCTTGGTCCAGAGGCTGGAGCTCCAGGGGCGCCTGGAGAGACACACTGGCTGTGTGAACACCCTGCACTTCAACCCCTCAGGCACACGCCTGGCCTCCGGCAGTGATGACCTGCGGGTGGTAGTGTGGGACTGGGCACGTCGCCGTGCTGAGCTCGAGTTTGACAGCGGGCATAAGAGCAACGTCTTTCAG GCAAAGTTCCTGCCACACAGTGGAGACTCCACCCTGGCCATGTGTGCCCGGGATGGTCAGATCAGAGTGGCTGAGCTCTCTGCCACTCAGCGCTGCAAGAACACCAAGAGAGTGGCTCAGCATAAAGGGGCAGCACACAAG ctGGCCCTGGAGCCAGACTCTCCCTGCTCCTTCCTGTCGGCTGGGGAGGACGCCATAGTGTTTGCCATCGACCTGCGCCTCGACCGGCCTGCCAA TAAACTGGTGGTGGTGAAGGAGGGGGATAAGAAAGTGGGGTTGTACACCATATTTGTGAACCCTGTCAACACACACCACTTTGCTGTGGGTGGGAGAGATCAGTATGTTAG GATCTATGACCAGAGGAAGATTAATGAGAATGAAAATAATGGCGTACTGAAGAAGTTCTGTCCATCTCACCTGGTATCCAGCGAGTCCAAAACTAACATTACCTGCTTAGTGTACAGTCATGATGGCACAG AGCTCTTGACTAGTTACAACGATGAGGATATCTACTTGTTTGACTCCAGCCACAGTGACGGTGCAGACTACCGCAGGAGATACAAGGGCCATCGCAACAACGCTACAG TGAAAGGGGTGAACTTCTACGGCCCTAGCAGTGAGTTTGTGATCAGTGGCAGTGACTGTGGACACATCTACCTGTGGGACAAGGTCTCCGCTCGCATTGTCCAGTTCATGGAGGGAGACCGAGGAGGAgtg GTCAACTGCCTGGAGCCCCACCCTCACCTCCCAGGTCTGGCCACCAGTGGTCTGGATCATGACGTTAAACTGTGGTCCCCCACTGCCGAGAATCTCACAGGGCTCAAGGGCCTCAAAGAC GTGATGAGGAAGAACAAGCGTGAGCGTGATGAGGACAGTGTTCGCCATGGAGACCAGTACGACACACAGCTCCTGTGGTTCCTCATGAGGCACATGAGAAACAGACGGCCCCAGAGG ACACGTCGCGAGGGTGCAGAGGGAGACACTGATGAATCGTGGAGCTCTCCAGATTCCTCTGATGAAGAGGACGGAGGGCCAGACCACGTCCAGTGCATGTCCTCTTGA
- the LOC111979297 gene encoding DDB1- and CUL4-associated factor 8 isoform X1: MAEADGKSSVLNDGSEETDPGEDQRGEGDASAATEGHSGSQAAPREAGDEAKDKPMPDAKVARVTGEEEEEDTDSMDGSGLYSLTEEGERESEGGRRERVNERDAGKRAARKRNRPSGGTTHHSSSSDEDDDDEEEEEDQEEEEDEQAMDAWLGAELRDLSGPSWRAVPSLKSREIGRGSHQFVRRVCGARGLVQRLELQGRLERHTGCVNTLHFNPSGTRLASGSDDLRVVVWDWARRRAELEFDSGHKSNVFQAKFLPHSGDSTLAMCARDGQIRVAELSATQRCKNTKRVAQHKGAAHKLALEPDSPCSFLSAGEDAIVFAIDLRLDRPANKLVVVKEGDKKVGLYTIFVNPVNTHHFAVGGRDQYVRIYDQRKINENENNGVLKKFCPSHLVSSESKTNITCLVYSHDGTELLTSYNDEDIYLFDSSHSDGADYRRRYKGHRNNATVKGVNFYGPSSEFVISGSDCGHIYLWDKVSARIVQFMEGDRGGVVNCLEPHPHLPGLATSGLDHDVKLWSPTAENLTGLKGLKDVMRKNKRERDEDSVRHGDQYDTQLLWFLMRHMRNRRPQRTRREGAEGDTDESWSSPDSSDEEDGGPDHVQCMSS, translated from the exons ATGGGTCCGAGGAGACAGATCCAGGAGAAGACCAGCGAGGGGAGGGAGATGCTTCTGCAGCCACAGAGGGACATTCTGGCTCTCAAGCAG CTCCcagagaggcaggagacgaggctAAGGATAAGCCAATGCCAGATGCTAAGGTTGCAAGGGtgactggagaggaggaggaggaggacacagacaGCATGGACGGCAGTGGCCTCTACTCCCTGACCGAGgaaggggagcgagagagcgagggaggtagaagagagagagtgaatgagagggaTGCAGGAAAGCGGGCCGCCAGAAAGAGGAACCGCCCAAGTGGTGGCACCACCCACCACTCCTCCAGCTCTGACGAGGATGACgatgacgaggaagaggaggaagatcaagaggaggaagaggacgagcAGGCCATGGACGCGTGGTTGGGGGCGGAGCTGCGTGACCTCAGTGGGCCGTCATGGCGGGCCGTGCCCTCCCTGAAGTCGAGGGAGATTGGCCGGGGCTCGCACCAGTTTGTGAGGCGTGTGTGTGGTGCACGAGGCTTGGTCCAGAGGCTGGAGCTCCAGGGGCGCCTGGAGAGACACACTGGCTGTGTGAACACCCTGCACTTCAACCCCTCAGGCACACGCCTGGCCTCCGGCAGTGATGACCTGCGGGTGGTAGTGTGGGACTGGGCACGTCGCCGTGCTGAGCTCGAGTTTGACAGCGGGCATAAGAGCAACGTCTTTCAG GCAAAGTTCCTGCCACACAGTGGAGACTCCACCCTGGCCATGTGTGCCCGGGATGGTCAGATCAGAGTGGCTGAGCTCTCTGCCACTCAGCGCTGCAAGAACACCAAGAGAGTGGCTCAGCATAAAGGGGCAGCACACAAG ctGGCCCTGGAGCCAGACTCTCCCTGCTCCTTCCTGTCGGCTGGGGAGGACGCCATAGTGTTTGCCATCGACCTGCGCCTCGACCGGCCTGCCAA TAAACTGGTGGTGGTGAAGGAGGGGGATAAGAAAGTGGGGTTGTACACCATATTTGTGAACCCTGTCAACACACACCACTTTGCTGTGGGTGGGAGAGATCAGTATGTTAG GATCTATGACCAGAGGAAGATTAATGAGAATGAAAATAATGGCGTACTGAAGAAGTTCTGTCCATCTCACCTGGTATCCAGCGAGTCCAAAACTAACATTACCTGCTTAGTGTACAGTCATGATGGCACAG AGCTCTTGACTAGTTACAACGATGAGGATATCTACTTGTTTGACTCCAGCCACAGTGACGGTGCAGACTACCGCAGGAGATACAAGGGCCATCGCAACAACGCTACAG TGAAAGGGGTGAACTTCTACGGCCCTAGCAGTGAGTTTGTGATCAGTGGCAGTGACTGTGGACACATCTACCTGTGGGACAAGGTCTCCGCTCGCATTGTCCAGTTCATGGAGGGAGACCGAGGAGGAgtg GTCAACTGCCTGGAGCCCCACCCTCACCTCCCAGGTCTGGCCACCAGTGGTCTGGATCATGACGTTAAACTGTGGTCCCCCACTGCCGAGAATCTCACAGGGCTCAAGGGCCTCAAAGAC GTGATGAGGAAGAACAAGCGTGAGCGTGATGAGGACAGTGTTCGCCATGGAGACCAGTACGACACACAGCTCCTGTGGTTCCTCATGAGGCACATGAGAAACAGACGGCCCCAGAGG ACACGTCGCGAGGGTGCAGAGGGAGACACTGATGAATCGTGGAGCTCTCCAGATTCCTCTGATGAAGAGGACGGAGGGCCAGACCACGTCCAGTGCATGTCCTCTTGA